In Prunus dulcis chromosome 2, ALMONDv2, whole genome shotgun sequence, a single genomic region encodes these proteins:
- the LOC117619110 gene encoding serine/threonine-protein kinase VPS15, with protein MGNKIARTTQVSASEYYLHDLPSSYNLVLKEVLGRGRFFKSIECKHDEGLVLVKVYFKRGDSIDLREYERRLFHIKETFRALDHPHIWPFQFWQETDKAAYLVRQYFFNNLHDRLSTRPFLSLIEKKWLAFQLLLALKQCHDKGICHGDIKCENVLVTSWNWLYLADFASFKPTYIPYDDPSDFSFFFDTGGRRLCYLAPERFYEHGGEMQVAQDAPLRPSMDIFAVGCVIAELFLEGQPLFELSQLLAYRRGQYDPTQLLEKIPDSGIRKMILHMIQLEPELRLSADSYLQEYTTIVFPSYFSPFLHNFHCFWNPLHSDMRVALCQSVFHEILKQMMSSRSTEDTGTGLGTPSNANAISDKTSQEVVTIQNKNFAKGSIRKREEIGKGLKCDQFELLGDINTLLRDVKQSNHYSVSKPVLDDNPDSTFSQNLGNYGMQSPGELLQSISNAFRRNDHPFMKKITLNDLNSLMSKYDSQSDTFGMPFLPLPEDSMRCEGMVLITSLLCSCIRNVKLPHLRRRAILLLKSSALYIDDEDRLQRVIPYVVAMLSDPAAIVRCAALETLCDILPLVRDFPPSDAKIFPEYILPMLSMLPDDPEESVRICYASNIAKLALTAYGFLIHSISLSEAGVLDELSSAKKPLASSSETSGQLQRVNSDAQLAMLRKSIAEVIQELVMGPKQTPNIRRALLQDISNLCCFFGQRQSNDFLLPILPAFLNDRDEQLRAVFYGQIVYVCFFVGQRSVEEYLLPYIEQAVSDVTEAVIVNALDCLAILCKSGFLRKRILLEMIERAFPLLCYPSQWVRRSAVTFIAASSDCLGAVDSYVFLAPVIRPLLRRQPASLASEKALLACLKPPVSRQVFYQVLENARSSDMLERQRKIWYNSWPQSKQWESVDLLPKGVEELSSTRNWPDKQQSPENQKLTGKALQQGELTECEDGEAKLRSMGSFTRASSTVDIHDPLSSEKLQFSGFMWPQGSGVNSFMCDKSSVGIPLYSFSMDRRAVGVPPPASDAPSQVTSVGLGASSMPWMDPVNKSFSLASSVPAPKLVSGSFNMSSGSKQFYRVVHEPDGRDNDQTAFASSKLQDMGLSGTSKGSSIAVEDASPPSDITGLPSSARNSSIPDSGWRPRGVLVAHLQEHRSTVNDIAISTDHSFFVSASDDSTVKVWDSRKLEKDISFRSRLTYHLEGSRALCTAMLRGSAQVVVGACDGMIHMFSVDYISRGLGNVVEKYSGVADIKKKDIKEGAILSLLNFSSDNCTNQMVMYSTQNCGIHLWDTRMNTNSWTLRATPEEGYVSSLVTGPCENWFVSGSSRGVLTLWDMRFLIPVNSWQYSAVCPIEKMCLFLPPPNTSASAAARPLVYVAAGCNEVSLWNAENGSCHQVLRVASYESDAETSEVPWALARSSSKNSKPDLRRNVNPHYRVDELNEPPPRLPGIRSLLPLPGGDLLTGGTDLKIRRWDHYSPDRSYSICGPNLKGVGNDDFYATRSSFGVQVVQETKRRPLTSKLTAKAVLAAAATDAAGCHRDSILSLASVKLNQRHLISSSRDGAIKVWK; from the exons ATGGGCAACAAGATCGCTCGAACGACTCAAGTCTCGGCGTCGGAATACTACCTGCACGACCTGCCGTCCTCCTATAACCTCGTCCTGAAGGAGGTTCTAGGCCGAGGCCGCTTCTTCAAGTCCATTGAGTGCAAGCACGACGAGGGTTTGGTCCTCGTCAAGGTCTACTTCAAGCGCGGCGACTCCATCGATCTCCGTGAGTACGAGCGCAGGCTCTTCCACATCAAGGAGACCTTCCGTGCTCTTGATCACCCTCACATTTGGCCCTTCCAG TTTTGGCAAGAGACAGATAAAGCCGCTTACCTTGTAAGGCAATACTTCTTCAATAATCTGCATGACCGATTAAGCACACGACCTTTTCTCAGTCTCATCGAGAAGAAATGGTTGGCTTttcag TTACTTCTTGCTCTGAAGCAGTGCCACGACAAAGGCATATGTCATG GTGATATTAAGTGTGAGAATGTGTTGGTGACTTCTTGGAATTGGCTCTACCTTGCTGACTTTGCATCTTTCAAACCCACTTACATACCATACGACGACCCTTCTGATTTCTCGTTTTTCTTTGACACTGGAGGAAGAAGGCTTTGTTATCTTGCTCCTGAG AGATTTTATGAGCATGGAGGTGAGATGCAGGTTGCACAAGATGCACCATTGAGGCCATCTATGGACATCTTCGCTGTAGG GTGTGTAATTGCTGAGCTTTTCCTTGAGGGTCAGCCACTATTTGAACTCTCTCAACTTCTTGCTTATCGTAGAGGGCAATATGATCCTACCCAACTTCTTGAAAAg ATACCAGATTCTGGGATTCGCAAGATGATACTTCATATGATTCAGTTGGAACCAGAGTTGCGACTCTCTGCTGATAGCTACCTGCAAGAGTATACCACCATTGTGTTTCCAAGTTACTTCTCTCCGTTTCTGCACAATTTTCATTGTTTCTGGAATCCACTTCATTCAGATATGAGG GTTGCACTTTGCCAGAGTGTTTTCCATGAGATACTTAAACAAATGATGAGCAGTAGGTCAACTGAGGACACTGGAACTGGACTTGGAACTCCTTCAAATGCCAATGCCATTAGTGATAAAACTTCTCAGGAGGTCGTTACAATTCAGAACAAGAATTTTGCAAAGGGCTCAattagaaagagagaagagataggTAAAGGCTTAAAATGTGATCAATTTGAACTTCTTGGTGATATCAATACCCTTCTCAGGGATGTTAAACAAAGTAATCATTATTCTGTTTCCAAGCCAGTGTTAGACGATAATCCTGATTCTACATTTTCCCAAAATCTCGGAAACTATGGGATGCAGTCTCCTGGTGAATTACTTCAGTCTATCTCCAATGCATTTAGGAGAAATGATCATCCATTTATGAAAAAGATTACACTAAATGATTTGAATTCATTGATGTCCAAGTATGACAGCCAATCAGATACCTTTGGCATGCCTTTTCTGCCGTTGCCTGAAGACAGTATGAGATGTGAGGGGATGGTTCTGATTACCTCTTTGCTCTGTTCCTGCATACGCAATGTAAAATTGCCTCATTTAAGGAGGAGGGCCATACTGTTGCTCAAATCGTCTGCCTTGTATATTGATGATGAAGATCGTTTGCAACGTGTAATTCCATATGTTGTTGCAATGCTTTCAGATCCAGCTGCAATTGTGCGTTGTGCTGCCTTGGAGACGTTGTGTGACATTCTCCCTTTAGTCCGAGATTTTCCTCCCAGTGATGCAAAAATTTTTCCAGAGTATATTCTGCCAATGCTTTCTATGCTTCCTGATGATCCAGAGGAAAGTGTGAGGATATGTTATGCCAGTAATATAGCTAAACTGGCACTAACTGCTTATGGTTTCTTGATTCACTCAATAAGCTTGAGTGAGGCTGGGGTACTTGATGAATTAAGTTCTGCCAAAAAGCCACTGGCATCATCTAGTGAGACATCTGGTCAACTTCAGAGGGTAAACAGCGATGCACAGCTTGCAATGTTGAGGAAGTCCATAGCTGAGGTCATTCAAGAACTTGTTATGGGTCCAAAGCAAACTCCAAATATCAGGAGGGCACTCCTTCAGGACATTAGCAACCTATGCTGCTTCTTTGGCCAGAGACAGAGTAATGACTTTTTGTTACCCATTCTCCCCGCTTTTCTGAATGATCGCGATGAGCAGCTTAGAGCAGTATTCTATGGGCAAATTGTTTATGTGTGCTTCTTTGTGGGTCAAAGAAGTGTGGAAGAATATCTTTTACCTTATATTGAGCAGGCAGTAAGTGATGTTACAGAGGCTGTCATTGTCAATGCATTGGACTGTTTGGCCATTTTGTGCAAAAGTGGTTTCTTGCGAAAGAGGATACTTCTTGAAATGATTGAGCGTGCCTTTCCATTGTTATGTTATCCTAGTCAATGGGTAAGAAGGTCAGCTGTCACTTTTATTGCGGCCAGCAGTGACTGCTTAGGTGCCGTAGATTCCTACGTTTTTCTTGCCCCTGTTATTCGGCCCCTACTTCGCAGGCAGCCAGCATCTCTAGCTTCTGAAAAGGCTCTCCTTGCATGTTTAAAACCTCCAGTCTCAAGACAGGTTTTTTACCAAGTTCTAGAAAATGCAAGGAGTTCAGACATGTTGGAAAGACAGAGAAAGATATGGTACAACTCCTGGCCTCAATCTAAACAATGGGAAAGTGTGGATTTACTTCCGAAAGGGGTTGAGGAATTGAGTTCAACGAGGAACTGGCCCGACAAGCAACAAAGTCCTGAGAATCAAAAACTTACTGGAAAGGCTTTGCAACAAGGAGAGCTAACTGAATGTGAAGATGGTGAGGCTAAGTTGAGAAGTATGGGAAGCTTTACACGTGCTTCTAGTACAGTTGACATTCATGATCCTTTGTCCTCTGAAAAGTTGCAATTTTCAGGCTTTATGTGGCCACAGGGAAGTGGTGTGAATAGCTTCATGTGCGATAAATCATCAGTAGGCATACCTTTATACTCCTTTAGCATGGACAGGCGAGCAGTGGGAGTTCCTCCTCCAGCATCTGATGCTCCATCTCAAGTGACTTCTGTAGGACTTGGTGCATCATCCATGCCTTGGATGGATCCAGTAAATAAATCATTTAGTTTGGCTAGTTCTGTTCCAGCACCTAAGCTTGTGTCAGGATCATTCAACATGAGTAGTGGTTCCAAACAGTTTTATAGAGTCGTGCATGAGCCAGATGGTAGGGATAATGATCAAACAGCCTTTGCTAGTAGCAAGCTTCAAGATATGGGATTATCTGGCACTTCAAAAGGAAGTTCTATAGCTGTGGAAGATGCATCACCTCCAAGTGATATAACTGGATTGCCCTCTTCTGCACGAAATTCATCAATTCCAGATTCTGGTTGGAGGCCCCGTGGGGTGCTGGTTGCACATCTGCAAGAACATCGGTCTACTGTCAATGACATAGCCATTTCAACTGATCATAGTTTTTTTGTGAGTGCATCTGATGATTCCACTGTCAAGGTGTGGGATTCTAGAAAGTTGGAAAAGGACATATCATTTCGGTCGAGGTTAACTTATCACCTTGAGGGAAGCCGTGCACTGTGCACTGCAATGCTCCGGGGCTCTGCTCAAGTTGTAGTTGGAGCATGTGATGGCATGATACATATGTTTTCTGTTGATTACATCTCCAGAGGTCTTGGTAATGTTGTTGAAAAGTATTCGGGTGTTGCTGATATCAAGAAGAAGGATATTAAGGAAGGTGCCATACTCAGCCTTTTGAATTTCTCTTCTGATAACTGTACAAATCAGATGGTTATGTACAGCACCCAAAATTGTGGGATCCATCTTTGGGATACAAGAATGAATACCAATTCCTGGACATTGAGAGCAACTCCTGAAGAGGGCTATGTTTCTTCACTGGTAACAGGACCTTGTGAAAATTGGTTTGTGTCCGGATCTTCAAGGGGTGTGCTTACTCTTTGGGATATGAGGTTCCTTATTCCTGTGAACTCATGGCAGTATTCTGCTGTTTGCCCTATTGAGAAGATgtgtctttttcttcctcctccaaATACTTCTGCCTCTGCTGCTGCAAGACCCCTTGTTTATGTTGCTGCAGGTTGCAATGAAGTTTCTCTTTGGAATGCTGAAAATGGAAGCTGCCACCAG gTGTTGAGAGTGGCAAGTTATGAAAGTGATGCTGAAACATCTGAAGTGCCTTGGGCCTTGGCTAGATCATCAAGTAAAAATTCTAAACCAGATCTGAGACGGAATGTCAATCCCCACTACAGAGTTGATGAACTAAACGAACCCCCTCCTCGTCTTCCTGGCATCCGTTCATTGCTGCCCTTACCTGGGGGTGATTTGTTAACTGGAGGAACCGACTTGAAAATACGTCGATGGGATCATTACAG TCCTGATCGAAGTTACTCCATCTGTGGGCCAAACTTGAAGGGAGTTGGAAATGATGATTTCTATGCGACAAGATCTAGTTTTGGTGTGCAAGTTGTACAG gagaCAAAGAGACGACCTCTAACGTCAAAGCTCACAGCCAAGGCAGTACTTGCGGCTGCTGCCACTGATGCTGCTGGCTGCCACCGTGATTCTATTCTATCATTGGCCTCAGTTAAGTTAAACCAGAGACACTTAATATCGAGCAGTAGAGATGGGGCAATCAAGGTTTGGAAGTAA